In Selenomonas sp. TAMA-11512, a genomic segment contains:
- a CDS encoding YraN family protein produces the protein MNVKEIGNRGERLAAQYLERQGFRILERQYRTRTGEIDLIARQGAVLVFVEVKTRHPSGYGRGAQSVDRKKQERIARTALIYAQKMGTLHSSMRFDVIEIHLAGETDRDSVSISHYENAFEMQQMSSMFV, from the coding sequence ATGAACGTTAAGGAAATTGGAAATCGAGGAGAGCGTTTAGCGGCACAGTACTTGGAGAGGCAAGGATTTCGTATTTTAGAGAGGCAATACCGAACGCGAACGGGAGAAATAGATTTGATTGCCCGACAGGGTGCCGTGCTTGTATTTGTCGAGGTAAAGACCCGACACCCATCCGGCTATGGCAGAGGTGCGCAGTCCGTGGACCGCAAGAAGCAGGAACGAATTGCCCGCACAGCGCTCATCTATGCCCAAAAGATGGGAACGCTCCATTCCTCCATGCGCTTTGATGTGATTGAGATCCATCTCGCCGGGGAAACAGACAGAGACTCTGTGAGCATCTCCCACTATGAAAATGCCTTTGAGATGCAGCAGATGTCATCGATGTTCGTATGA
- a CDS encoding EscU/YscU/HrcU family type III secretion system export apparatus switch protein: MSGRDRVPPVEPETDPGADKKAVALKYTPGEQAAPRVVAKGKGFVAENILATARKNSVPTYQNKSLVNMLMALELDREIPPELYRTIAEIMAYVYRIDKRHETESNR; this comes from the coding sequence ATGAGTGGAAGAGACAGAGTACCGCCCGTTGAGCCGGAGACAGATCCCGGTGCGGATAAGAAGGCGGTCGCGTTAAAGTATACGCCGGGGGAGCAGGCTGCACCAAGAGTTGTCGCTAAAGGAAAGGGCTTTGTTGCTGAAAATATATTGGCAACTGCAAGAAAAAATTCCGTGCCGACATATCAGAACAAATCCTTGGTTAACATGCTGATGGCACTTGAGCTTGACCGTGAGATACCACCGGAGCTCTATCGAACGATTGCTGAGATCATGGCTTATGTCTATCGTATTGATAAGCGTCACGAGACAGAGTCGAATCGATAA